A genomic segment from Leptolyngbya boryana PCC 6306 encodes:
- a CDS encoding serine/threonine-protein kinase: MSYCLNPVCPSPENLANTERCQACGASLLLRDRYRVLHALGQGGFGATFLAKDESLPGQPYCVIKQLRPTTTAPHVMQMARDLFEREAQTLGRIGNHPQIPRLLDYFEANQEFYLVQEYISGSTLQQEIKRSGAFSEAGVKQFLSEILPIMQYVHSHQVIHRDLKPANLIRRSQDCKLVLIDFGAVKNQVNSVSAASLSDQTALTAYAIGTPGFAPPEQMAMRPVYASDLYALGVTCIYLLTAKSPKDLDYDPATGELLWQKQVHLSEHFAGVLKKMLEVSVRHRFQSANEILRALDLEPYLDSLANSMNSVSTRSTLTKRDPDSQPSSPAARAAMAIRARNQRSESTNLQTGVARNRVMAARPTTRDSGGRTGSNSNTSGNKTQAAPKLDSATLVSLYGKGKRDFASHDLSLLAIPKINLSGAVFHQSNLKQINLQGANLFNADFGKASLQRANLRDTNLAQAYLSNADLEGADLRGANLTQAYLLNANLRNANLCGANLTGAKLTAEQLAMAKTNWLTVRPNGKRGIL, translated from the coding sequence ATGAGCTACTGTTTGAACCCAGTCTGCCCAAGCCCAGAAAACCTCGCCAATACAGAGCGCTGTCAAGCCTGTGGCGCTAGTTTGCTGTTGCGCGATCGTTATCGTGTCTTGCATGCATTAGGACAAGGTGGATTTGGTGCAACGTTTCTCGCAAAAGATGAATCTCTGCCGGGTCAACCTTACTGTGTGATTAAACAGCTCCGTCCGACCACAACTGCACCTCATGTGATGCAGATGGCGCGAGACTTGTTTGAACGGGAAGCCCAAACCTTGGGGCGCATCGGCAATCATCCCCAAATTCCCCGCTTACTCGATTATTTCGAGGCAAATCAAGAATTTTATCTGGTTCAGGAATATATCAGCGGTTCCACCCTTCAGCAGGAAATCAAACGCTCAGGAGCTTTTAGCGAAGCAGGGGTCAAGCAGTTTCTCAGCGAGATTCTGCCGATTATGCAGTATGTTCACAGTCATCAAGTGATTCACCGAGATCTTAAACCTGCAAACTTGATTCGGCGATCGCAAGACTGCAAACTTGTGCTGATTGACTTTGGAGCCGTCAAAAACCAAGTGAACTCTGTATCTGCCGCGAGTTTATCGGATCAGACTGCACTCACCGCTTATGCGATCGGGACTCCCGGATTTGCGCCACCCGAACAAATGGCAATGCGTCCGGTTTATGCAAGCGATCTCTATGCATTGGGTGTGACTTGCATTTACTTATTGACCGCAAAATCTCCAAAAGATCTCGATTACGATCCTGCCACAGGTGAATTGTTGTGGCAAAAACAGGTGCATCTGAGTGAGCACTTTGCAGGCGTTTTGAAGAAAATGCTGGAAGTCTCCGTGCGGCATCGGTTTCAGTCAGCCAATGAGATTTTACGCGCGTTGGATTTGGAGCCGTATCTCGACAGTTTGGCAAATAGTATGAATAGCGTTTCAACCCGATCAACGCTGACAAAACGTGACCCTGATTCTCAACCGAGTTCTCCGGCAGCACGGGCAGCCATGGCAATTCGGGCGCGCAATCAGCGATCGGAATCGACGAATTTACAGACCGGAGTGGCTCGGAATCGCGTGATGGCAGCTCGCCCAACGACTCGTGATTCAGGCGGACGAACCGGGAGCAATAGCAACACATCCGGCAACAAGACTCAGGCGGCTCCAAAACTTGATTCTGCAACTCTCGTGTCTCTGTACGGTAAGGGTAAACGAGATTTTGCGTCGCATGATCTGTCGCTACTCGCCATTCCGAAAATTAATTTGTCAGGCGCTGTGTTTCATCAATCGAATTTGAAACAGATTAATTTACAAGGCGCAAATTTATTCAATGCTGATTTTGGCAAGGCGAGTTTGCAGCGAGCCAACTTGCGCGATACTAACTTGGCACAAGCTTATTTGAGTAATGCCGATTTAGAAGGGGCAGATTTACGAGGTGCAAATCTTACGCAAGCGTATTTACTCAATGCGAATTTGCGGAATGCAAATTTGTGTGGCGCAAACCTCACAGGCGCAAAACTCACCGCAGAGCAGTTAGCAATGGCAAAGACTAACTGGCTCACCGTCCGCCCAAATGGCAAAAGAGGCATTTTGTAA
- a CDS encoding DUF4231 domain-containing protein, which translates to MNKPKVDYNNKLQSDFEGMIERLDLEQSGKDYLKLRWLEQVLWMEGKSNKMRDRHQSGRKWTIVLSAILPIIVLLNFNEDKIFERGIKVATVAISSAIAIGTALEEFHQYGKRWYSYRRASELLKTQGWQFFQLSGAYRTYENHRQALPIFSEQVESIIQRDVEVYVTEGMQQIVQSEETTSPAQLPSE; encoded by the coding sequence ATGAATAAACCCAAAGTTGACTACAACAACAAGCTTCAATCTGATTTTGAAGGGATGATTGAGCGGCTCGATCTAGAGCAATCTGGCAAAGACTATCTGAAGCTCCGTTGGCTCGAACAAGTGCTTTGGATGGAAGGCAAATCAAATAAGATGCGCGATCGACATCAAAGCGGCAGAAAATGGACGATTGTCTTGAGTGCAATTTTGCCGATCATCGTATTACTCAACTTCAATGAAGATAAGATATTTGAGCGAGGGATCAAAGTCGCTACCGTAGCGATTAGCTCAGCAATTGCGATCGGAACTGCCTTAGAAGAATTTCATCAGTACGGCAAGCGTTGGTATAGTTATCGCAGAGCTTCAGAACTGCTCAAAACCCAAGGTTGGCAATTCTTTCAGCTTAGCGGTGCATATCGAACTTACGAAAATCATCGCCAAGCTTTACCAATTTTTAGTGAACAAGTCGAATCGATTATTCAGCGCGATGTTGAAGTTTATGTGACCGAGGGAATGCAACAGATTGTGCAATCTGAAGAAACAACATCACCTGCACAATTACCCTCTGAATAG
- the bioF gene encoding 8-amino-7-oxononanoate synthase has translation MKNDPYAWLEQSLKSIERAGWQRSTQTIDRPGAVIQIDNRQFLNFASNDYLGLATDDRLINAAIQAIQNYGTGSTGSRLLTGHRALHRELETAIAQLKQAEDAIVFSSGYLANLGAIAALVGKRDLILSDQYNHSSLRNGAIVSGATTLDYAHCDIQDLRTKLEQQRQHFQHCLIITDTVFSMDGDLCPLPEILDLADEFECMVLVDEAHATGVMGATGAGCVEHLGCTGRAIVQMGTLSKALGSLGGYIAGSAQLIDFLRNRAPSWIYTTGLSPADTAAALAAIQIVQQERDRRNILWQNVAYLKSQLPNFALLPSESPILCWQLPNVQTALEAAKSLQAEGIFAPAIRPPTVPTSRIRMTIMATHEKAHLDRLVAALNRVQKDVE, from the coding sequence ATGAAGAATGATCCTTATGCTTGGCTTGAGCAGTCCTTAAAGTCGATCGAGCGTGCGGGTTGGCAGAGATCGACTCAAACCATTGATCGTCCGGGTGCAGTGATTCAAATTGACAATCGTCAATTTCTCAATTTTGCCAGCAATGATTATTTAGGACTTGCCACCGACGATCGGTTAATCAATGCCGCGATTCAAGCGATTCAGAACTATGGAACTGGCAGTACTGGATCGCGCTTGCTTACTGGGCATCGGGCTTTACATCGAGAGTTAGAAACTGCGATCGCACAACTCAAACAAGCTGAAGATGCGATCGTATTTAGTTCAGGCTATTTAGCAAATTTAGGCGCGATCGCTGCTTTAGTCGGAAAGCGCGACTTAATTCTGTCTGATCAATACAATCATTCGAGCTTACGAAATGGTGCGATTGTTAGCGGGGCAACAACGCTCGACTATGCTCATTGTGATATTCAAGACTTACGAACTAAGCTAGAACAACAACGCCAACATTTTCAGCATTGTTTGATCATTACAGACACAGTGTTTAGTATGGATGGCGATCTCTGCCCGCTTCCAGAGATTCTTGACCTAGCAGATGAATTTGAATGCATGGTGCTAGTAGACGAAGCTCATGCAACGGGTGTAATGGGTGCAACAGGTGCAGGATGTGTTGAACATTTAGGCTGTACAGGTCGCGCGATCGTTCAGATGGGAACGCTCAGCAAGGCATTAGGAAGTCTAGGCGGTTACATTGCTGGCTCAGCGCAATTGATTGATTTCTTAAGAAACCGCGCACCCAGTTGGATCTATACAACTGGGCTGTCTCCGGCTGATACTGCGGCGGCATTAGCAGCAATTCAAATTGTGCAACAAGAACGCGATCGCCGAAATATCCTTTGGCAGAATGTTGCTTATCTCAAATCACAGCTTCCAAATTTCGCACTTCTCCCTTCAGAGTCTCCGATTCTCTGCTGGCAATTGCCGAATGTGCAAACTGCATTAGAAGCTGCAAAATCTCTACAAGCTGAAGGAATCTTCGCCCCTGCAATCCGCCCGCCGACTGTGCCGACGAGCCGGATTCGGATGACGATAATGGCAACTCATGAGAAAGCGCATCTCGATCGCTTAGTTGCTGCTTTGAATCGAGTTCAGAAAGACGTTGAGTAA
- a CDS encoding YtxH domain-containing protein — protein MSDNRSGSFLGGMIIGAAMGTIAGLLIAPRPGRETRQLIKKSADALPELAEDLSTSVQLQADRFSESALRNWDDTLGRLKEAIAAGLEATQREHQILSRESESGSDPKPPVRDRLR, from the coding sequence ATGTCTGACAATCGATCGGGATCATTTTTAGGCGGCATGATCATCGGAGCAGCAATGGGGACGATCGCAGGATTATTAATTGCACCCCGTCCAGGACGAGAAACTCGACAGTTGATCAAAAAGTCGGCAGATGCTCTGCCTGAACTTGCGGAAGATTTATCCACCAGTGTCCAACTTCAGGCAGATCGCTTTTCTGAGTCTGCGCTGCGAAACTGGGATGACACACTGGGACGATTAAAAGAAGCGATCGCCGCTGGATTGGAAGCAACCCAGCGTGAGCATCAAATTCTCAGTCGAGAGTCTGAATCGGGGAGCGATCCTAAACCTCCAGTTCGCGATCGTTTGCGCTAA
- a CDS encoding TPM domain-containing protein gives MPNLRVRRLFQGLMALMVVISVWTIAPAAQAYDNPDLLPDHPTNVIDLANEFTNTQEEALSADLSKFEAETGWKLRVLTQSDRTPGTAVKGFWGLDNKSVLLVADTRGGNLLNFSVGDDFYPLLSRTFWIELQTRFGNQFFVRDNGGDQAILEALESVKGCLRQGGCKVVPGLPREQWLLTLITSTVGGLVFGFAAQPRKEGQVFAWQWALIFSPLWGILFLAFGIGPVITRTTDWLPLFRNVAGFAIGALVAFLAPTLGRSSTSET, from the coding sequence ATGCCTAATCTTCGAGTCCGCCGTCTATTTCAAGGTTTGATGGCACTGATGGTCGTCATTTCTGTCTGGACGATCGCACCAGCGGCACAGGCATATGACAATCCTGATTTATTGCCGGATCATCCGACCAACGTGATTGATTTGGCAAATGAGTTTACGAACACTCAGGAAGAAGCACTTTCTGCTGACTTGTCAAAGTTTGAAGCTGAGACGGGCTGGAAATTACGGGTTCTGACACAAAGCGATCGTACACCTGGAACCGCCGTCAAAGGCTTTTGGGGACTAGATAACAAAAGCGTTTTGTTAGTTGCCGATACACGAGGCGGAAATCTGCTGAATTTTAGTGTGGGTGATGATTTTTATCCCTTGCTGTCTCGGACGTTTTGGATCGAGTTACAAACTCGATTCGGGAATCAATTTTTCGTGCGAGATAACGGCGGGGATCAAGCCATCTTAGAAGCGTTGGAATCCGTAAAAGGATGTTTACGCCAGGGTGGATGTAAGGTTGTCCCTGGGTTGCCGCGTGAACAGTGGTTGTTAACCCTGATTACTTCAACGGTTGGAGGGTTAGTGTTTGGATTTGCAGCACAACCTCGTAAAGAAGGACAGGTCTTCGCTTGGCAGTGGGCGCTGATTTTCTCGCCGCTGTGGGGGATCTTATTTTTGGCGTTTGGAATTGGGCCAGTCATCACTCGTACCACCGATTGGTTGCCGCTGTTTCGGAATGTGGCAGGATTTGCGATCGGGGCTTTAGTGGCATTTTTAGCACCCACTTTGGGTCGATCGTCTACGTCTGAAACTTAA
- a CDS encoding patatin-like phospholipase family protein produces MTASNSNGWVQTVSELIKTWIQPIFEIGIYLRVPVTIAIVASLIFTKVDQTIEVYRAIASDSNKFYEATVTVSSVSLLTVFVWYVSRFLILEQGSRFQSGLANWTPRILGIIPLLSLVLGILKAWNESINDQARSFLMIWMISSLSIGIIIFFLLWKRTDLFHRCFLGSKSQGEGLFAPQVEIGLANVAYTIFSTFSLPLIAAAADSRAALGVIIVFGLSVLLNLILYSWHSHLAARIVLWWIASISASAIFVIALPSTVIPNAVGAVSVIAIALTTLVVVFSTIYYWAFRNNVPALTILLGLVAISSLLNLNDNHRFRQIATSDNSPLPSLEASFQTWLASRPDRDQYSGKPYPVYIASAQGGGIFAAYHAATTFAHLTESIPSFPQHLFTISSVSGGSLGSAAYASLLKTGEAQNLSEKASQLFEQELLSPLLTLGFFPDLIQRFIPFPIYDWDRATGLELAFENSWNQLGNNRENPLKQSFYKHWQPQGIAPALVFNSTIVENGKRLVISPFEIVLPTQERIALNESQLDLRLSTAAVLSARFPFVTPVGWFQRKSDGSKLRLADGGYFDNSGIPTALDIGRALQKVKGYGKSFELIYLAIVDQPQVDSGKPLKSAGMNEILSPIRALFSAREARSASAIELSTYTLNDGITDPFKLRFRTLMLEKVNLDQQIRLPLGWQLSTASKEFIFNQIPAPSQCNATQFRQILSRNTSNIDVKNHNSCVAKSIESDLS; encoded by the coding sequence ATGACAGCATCGAATTCTAATGGATGGGTGCAAACGGTTTCTGAATTGATCAAAACGTGGATTCAACCGATCTTTGAGATCGGGATCTACTTAAGAGTTCCGGTGACGATCGCGATCGTCGCGTCCTTAATTTTTACAAAAGTTGATCAGACTATAGAGGTCTATCGCGCGATCGCTTCGGATAGTAACAAATTTTATGAAGCAACCGTGACGGTTAGTTCTGTCTCATTGCTCACAGTCTTCGTTTGGTATGTCTCCCGTTTTCTAATTCTGGAGCAAGGGAGTAGATTTCAGAGTGGCTTAGCAAATTGGACGCCCAGGATTTTAGGGATAATTCCACTTCTTAGCTTAGTACTCGGAATTCTGAAGGCTTGGAACGAATCGATCAATGATCAGGCTCGATCTTTTTTAATGATTTGGATGATTTCAAGCCTCAGCATTGGGATTATCATTTTCTTCCTACTGTGGAAACGCACAGACTTATTTCATCGATGCTTTTTGGGATCTAAGTCTCAAGGGGAAGGGCTGTTTGCTCCACAGGTTGAAATTGGGCTTGCGAATGTTGCGTACACGATCTTTAGTACATTTTCTTTGCCTTTGATTGCAGCAGCAGCAGATTCGAGAGCGGCTTTGGGAGTCATTATCGTTTTTGGTCTGTCTGTCCTGCTTAACCTCATTCTGTATTCTTGGCATTCCCATCTAGCAGCGAGGATCGTTTTGTGGTGGATTGCATCGATTTCCGCTTCTGCTATTTTCGTCATTGCTCTGCCATCTACGGTGATTCCTAATGCGGTTGGAGCGGTGAGTGTGATTGCGATCGCATTGACTACGCTCGTTGTTGTCTTTTCAACTATCTATTACTGGGCATTTAGAAATAATGTTCCAGCTCTCACGATTTTACTAGGATTAGTTGCGATTTCAAGTCTGCTGAACCTGAATGACAATCATCGGTTTCGGCAAATTGCAACCTCTGATAATTCTCCATTGCCATCTTTAGAAGCAAGTTTTCAAACCTGGCTAGCAAGCCGTCCCGATCGCGATCAATATTCAGGAAAACCTTATCCAGTGTATATTGCATCAGCCCAAGGGGGCGGGATTTTTGCGGCGTATCATGCAGCGACTACTTTTGCACACTTGACTGAATCGATTCCAAGCTTTCCTCAGCATCTTTTTACGATTAGTAGCGTTTCTGGTGGGAGTTTGGGATCAGCAGCGTATGCGAGCTTGCTCAAGACCGGAGAGGCGCAAAATCTCAGTGAAAAAGCTAGCCAGCTTTTTGAGCAAGAGTTACTTTCTCCGTTACTGACACTGGGCTTTTTTCCAGATCTGATTCAGAGATTTATTCCCTTTCCAATCTATGACTGGGACAGAGCGACTGGGTTAGAACTTGCCTTTGAAAATAGCTGGAATCAGCTTGGTAATAATCGTGAAAATCCTTTGAAGCAGTCTTTTTACAAACATTGGCAACCTCAAGGAATTGCTCCTGCGCTGGTATTCAATTCAACCATCGTTGAGAACGGAAAACGTTTGGTGATAAGTCCTTTTGAGATTGTATTACCGACTCAAGAAAGGATTGCTCTAAACGAGAGTCAGTTAGATTTAAGGTTGAGTACGGCGGCTGTATTGAGTGCTAGGTTTCCTTTTGTAACTCCGGTGGGTTGGTTTCAACGCAAGAGTGACGGAAGTAAGTTACGGCTTGCGGATGGTGGGTATTTTGATAATTCGGGGATTCCTACTGCTCTTGATATTGGTCGAGCTTTGCAGAAAGTAAAAGGGTATGGGAAAAGCTTTGAATTGATTTATTTAGCGATCGTAGATCAACCACAAGTTGATTCAGGAAAACCGCTCAAGTCGGCAGGAATGAATGAGATCTTGTCGCCGATTCGCGCTCTATTCAGTGCGCGTGAAGCTCGGAGTGCCAGCGCGATCGAGCTATCTACCTATACTCTCAATGATGGAATTACTGACCCATTTAAGCTAAGGTTCAGAACTCTAATGCTAGAAAAAGTAAACTTAGACCAACAGATCAGGCTTCCGCTCGGTTGGCAACTTTCTACTGCTTCAAAAGAGTTTATTTTCAATCAGATTCCTGCACCTAGCCAATGTAATGCAACGCAGTTCAGACAAATCTTGAGCCGCAATACTTCTAATATTGACGTAAAAAATCACAATAGCTGTGTTGCAAAGTCGATCGAGAGTGATTTGAGCTAG
- a CDS encoding DUF1823 family protein — MMSNLPPLNSDTIWAILKDEIDDETANCLVCHYLGYDDATVSPDWLEAYPEPPNFIESRPAVVKLTRSIPSENKQLLKEQLGFGGYKVDELVPRKTRRATMANWLLSYMQQHDISL, encoded by the coding sequence ATGATGTCTAATCTCCCACCCCTAAATTCCGATACGATCTGGGCAATTCTCAAAGATGAAATCGATGATGAAACTGCCAATTGTTTAGTCTGTCATTACCTAGGCTATGACGATGCCACGGTTTCACCAGATTGGTTAGAAGCCTATCCTGAACCGCCGAATTTTATCGAAAGCCGTCCAGCCGTCGTGAAATTAACCCGATCGATTCCCTCTGAAAATAAGCAACTTCTGAAAGAACAACTGGGATTTGGCGGCTACAAAGTCGATGAACTGGTGCCCCGAAAAACTCGTCGTGCCACAATGGCGAACTGGTTGTTAAGCTACATGCAGCAGCATGACATTAGCCTTTAG
- the pheT gene encoding phenylalanine--tRNA ligase subunit beta produces the protein MRISLNWLRELVDISMTPEALAEKLTMAGFEVEDIEDRRTWADGVVVGKVLTREQHPNADRLSLCTVDIGAESPSQIVCGAANVRADIFVAVATLGTYLPNVDLKIKPAKLRGVESKGMICSLSELGLTKESEGIHIFDETVTGALTPGMDVRPLLGLDDAILDLTSTANRADALSMVGIAREVAALTGATLRLPEPSVPESQKTKSVSIKISDAQACPAYIGTLIENVKIAPSPLWLQRRLLASGVRSINNIVDITNYIMLEWGQPLHAFDFDSLVKVAGTDQIEMGVRFARSGELVKTLDGQDRTLQEQALLITVNDKPTMLAGVFGGEETEVSDSTQHVFLEAAIFDSAAIRKSGRSQGLRTEASARYERGVNWAGLETAARRAVQLILELAGGTITAQETVDTRQGSLTRSISLRLERVREVLGMVELGDDVGELQAKDVEHTLTALGCELKSTGSETWNVTVPPYRYRDLEREIDLIEEIARLYGYNNFSDTLPAKTEPGYLSIEQLISRKVREAFRGMGLTELIHYSLGKPGEERQIVLANPLFTEYSALRTDLINGLIEAFQYNLEQGNGALNGFEIGHVFTQEEDLIEAEAIAGILGGDQSQGKWVRGGKDQPMTWFEAKGILESVFDRVGLPVEFQPDRRDPRLHPGRTASLWVRGDRLGTFGQLHPQLRQERGLPDEVYVFQLDLEVIIRHLETDEAMVPVFKSFSTYPASDRDIAFYASREVGVSDLERTIVKAGGKLLESVELFDEYKGDRVPEGQRSLAFRLVYRADDRTLKDEDVDPVHQKVREALVEKFRVELRS, from the coding sequence ATGCGTATCTCTCTGAACTGGTTGCGGGAATTGGTAGATATTTCAATGACTCCAGAGGCGTTGGCGGAAAAGCTGACGATGGCGGGGTTTGAGGTGGAAGACATTGAGGATCGGCGCACTTGGGCAGATGGCGTGGTCGTCGGAAAAGTGCTGACGCGCGAACAACATCCCAATGCCGATCGCTTAAGTCTCTGTACAGTGGATATTGGGGCTGAAAGTCCGTCTCAGATTGTTTGCGGTGCGGCAAATGTGCGCGCTGATATTTTTGTTGCAGTGGCGACGTTAGGCACATACTTGCCGAATGTCGATTTGAAGATTAAGCCTGCAAAACTCAGAGGCGTGGAATCGAAGGGCATGATTTGCTCTTTGTCAGAGTTAGGCTTGACGAAAGAATCGGAAGGCATCCATATTTTTGATGAAACTGTGACAGGAGCGTTAACGCCTGGTATGGATGTGCGTCCCTTGTTGGGATTGGATGACGCGATTTTGGATCTGACTTCGACCGCGAATCGAGCAGACGCTTTGAGCATGGTGGGTATTGCGCGAGAAGTGGCAGCATTAACAGGTGCAACGTTGCGCTTGCCGGAACCGAGTGTGCCTGAGTCTCAGAAGACCAAATCGGTGTCGATTAAAATTTCAGATGCTCAAGCTTGTCCGGCGTATATTGGCACGCTGATCGAGAATGTGAAAATCGCGCCTTCGCCGTTGTGGTTGCAGCGTCGATTACTCGCGTCGGGTGTGCGATCGATTAATAATATTGTCGATATCACCAACTACATCATGCTGGAATGGGGACAACCGCTCCATGCTTTTGATTTCGATAGTTTGGTGAAAGTGGCGGGAACCGATCAAATCGAGATGGGCGTGAGATTTGCGCGATCAGGCGAATTGGTGAAAACGCTTGATGGTCAAGATCGCACGCTGCAAGAGCAGGCTTTATTAATCACCGTCAATGACAAGCCGACAATGCTAGCAGGTGTGTTTGGTGGTGAAGAAACAGAAGTGAGTGATAGCACTCAGCATGTTTTCCTTGAAGCCGCAATTTTTGACTCGGCTGCAATTCGTAAATCTGGGCGATCGCAAGGGTTGAGAACCGAAGCCTCTGCTCGTTACGAACGGGGTGTGAACTGGGCAGGTTTGGAAACCGCGGCTCGTCGAGCAGTGCAACTGATCCTTGAGCTTGCAGGTGGAACGATTACGGCTCAAGAAACGGTTGACACCCGACAAGGTTCGTTGACGAGATCGATCTCGCTACGACTTGAACGAGTTCGAGAAGTGCTCGGCATGGTTGAACTCGGTGACGATGTTGGGGAATTGCAAGCGAAGGATGTGGAACACACTCTGACAGCACTAGGCTGTGAGTTGAAATCAACGGGTTCAGAAACTTGGAATGTTACGGTTCCGCCTTACCGCTATCGAGATTTGGAACGTGAGATTGATCTGATTGAAGAAATTGCGCGGCTGTATGGCTATAACAATTTCTCAGATACATTGCCTGCGAAAACTGAGCCGGGATATTTGTCGATCGAGCAATTGATTTCTCGCAAAGTTCGCGAAGCCTTCCGAGGTATGGGGCTGACCGAATTGATTCATTATTCACTCGGCAAACCTGGAGAAGAACGGCAAATCGTTCTCGCGAATCCTTTATTTACCGAGTATTCTGCGCTGAGAACTGATCTAATCAATGGCTTAATTGAGGCATTCCAGTACAACCTTGAGCAAGGCAATGGAGCTTTGAATGGCTTTGAGATTGGGCATGTCTTTACTCAGGAAGAAGATCTGATTGAAGCTGAAGCGATCGCTGGCATTTTAGGTGGAGATCAAAGTCAAGGTAAGTGGGTTCGGGGCGGCAAAGATCAGCCGATGACCTGGTTTGAGGCGAAAGGCATTTTAGAAAGTGTCTTCGATCGAGTCGGGTTACCTGTAGAATTTCAGCCTGATCGACGCGATCCGCGCTTGCATCCAGGACGAACGGCTTCGCTGTGGGTCAGAGGCGATCGTTTAGGAACGTTTGGACAGTTACATCCTCAACTGCGTCAAGAGCGCGGCTTACCGGATGAAGTTTATGTTTTCCAATTGGATCTCGAAGTGATCATTCGCCATTTGGAAACAGATGAAGCAATGGTTCCAGTTTTCAAATCGTTCTCTACTTATCCCGCTTCCGATCGCGATATTGCTTTCTATGCGTCGCGTGAGGTAGGCGTGAGCGATTTGGAACGCACGATCGTCAAAGCAGGCGGTAAGTTACTAGAATCGGTGGAACTGTTTGATGAATACAAGGGCGATCGCGTTCCAGAAGGTCAGCGCAGTTTAGCGTTCCGATTAGTCTATCGGGCTGACGATCGCACGTTGAAAGATGAAGATGTAGACCCGGTGCATCAGAAAGTGCGCGAAGCACTGGTTGAGAAGTTCCGGGTTGAGTTGAGAAGCTAG
- a CDS encoding DUF948 domain-containing protein produces the protein MTDPIFWLGLSILLVAISLTALLTVAIPAFNEMGRAARSAEKLFETLNRELPPTLEALRITGNEVTDLTDDVTQGVQSASQVVKQVDETLTGVKQQAQKAQTTGRSVFAGVKAAWRTLNQPQNKSRRANRMAASGDPRSLPHEQNGNHHFEEVTSDLELNYEWEDQDESQTNKPSEPSRSPVRHDPE, from the coding sequence GTGACTGATCCTATTTTTTGGCTAGGCTTATCGATTTTACTCGTGGCGATCAGTTTGACCGCCCTCTTAACTGTGGCAATTCCTGCATTTAACGAGATGGGACGGGCAGCCCGCAGTGCCGAAAAATTATTCGAGACGTTGAATCGGGAGTTGCCACCGACGTTAGAGGCGCTCCGGATTACCGGAAATGAGGTGACTGATCTCACCGATGATGTGACTCAAGGCGTTCAGAGCGCCAGTCAAGTGGTGAAGCAGGTAGATGAGACTCTGACCGGTGTGAAGCAACAAGCACAGAAAGCCCAAACAACTGGGCGCAGTGTTTTTGCAGGCGTGAAAGCGGCATGGCGGACTCTGAACCAACCTCAGAATAAATCGCGGCGAGCGAATCGGATGGCGGCGAGTGGAGATCCGCGATCGCTACCCCACGAACAGAATGGAAATCATCATTTTGAAGAAGTGACTTCTGATCTGGAACTAAATTATGAGTGGGAAGATCAGGACGAATCGCAGACGAACAAGCCGTCTGAACCTTCGCGATCGCCAGTGCGCCACGACCCAGAATAA